The DNA sequence TACTAGAAATTCGAGCATggtttatgtaattttaattttcacatctcctatctatttatttatttatttttttaatttatcaccATATAATCATCAAGTAcacacatttttatttctttgattcCACAAAGCAAAACAATATAGCATCTGAAAGTATATATGATGTGGTGTCAAAGCTTTTCATACGTACTTGGACCAAATCAATATATTCTATATTTGGCTTGTACAGCACTAaagcagaaaataaatttttaagccATTAATTAAAGTCTATATTTGAAGCTTTGGATTACAATACAAAAAGATTTACAAATCCATATTTACTCACGAAACAATCATAATCTCAGATGGAAAagatattttttgaataatggaaaaatatatgacttatattatatatttggtttcttATTCTTAAAGACCCCTAACCATATTTGATGTATGTCTCCGTTGGGCATTTATGAATTTCAAACATATTCTTGTCCATTCTCTTGGTCCTTTCCTTTGATTTGAAGTTTGgatattattttgatacatgGTCCTCTAATCGGAGACACCGTGACTCCTGTTCTCTCATTGTATAGGAAGCCAAATATACGTATAAAAAACTTCAATGGAGCTGACAGAGAGCAGAGAAAGACAACGAAGAAACCAGCGGCTAGAAGATGGTAATCAGTAAAAATAAAGAAGCAAGGTCTCACTTGGCTTGTTACTGTATGTACAAAATTCTGAGATACGTCCACTTTGATATTAATGCAGCCTATACACTGCCAAATGCTTAGACAAGAAGAGGCACAAGGGAGTGGAGGCTCTCTGCTACCCCATTATGATCTATCTAATTCTACCTCTTCACATTCATTAGGGTCTTTCCTGCAGAAAGAAGACAAGTACTTTTAGGGGGGCTGTACTGTTTCAATCTTTATGGCCATAAGGTGGGGAATTGATGAGGGTGGTTTGGTCATTTGACAGGCAAAAAAGCCAAGTGAATAGTCATTTTGGGGCCATGGAAAGATATGAAGTCTAGATTCTGGTGTAAGCTGCTTGGGGATCATTGTCATTTCATTTTGGCTGAATATAAGTGGttataaatcataatatattGTCTTTCGACTATTCTATTCATCTGGGGATCGTTGTCATTTCATTTTGGCTGAATATAAGCGGTTATAAATCATAACACATTGTCTTTAGACTGTTTACTTCAAGAGTTGGAGAAGATTAACTTCATTTTGTTGGAAGTTGTTAAAACAAAAATCTCATTCAAGGGTCATTTCTGCAGGGTTGAAGAAACATATAGAGCAGCCACAAGAATTAACAAACCAAGGATAGAGAAAATGGAATTCATGATATATTTGATACATAGAAAACAAAGCCACATATATCCAGACATATTTTCCCCACTAGTACACAAGAGAATGAACAATTCCCTCCACCTCCCCTCTAAACCAGTTTCCAAAATGCAAAAAGAGCAATGCTTAGTACAAATTTGTAACTTCCACTACAATTGACACGTAATAATATCACAGCCTATCAGCAATAAAACCCCAAACAATACCAAAATAAACATTCTACTCCAAAAGATGGCTGAAAATCATCCCATTCTGGCTTTGAAGTATCCTAAGCTGCACAGCCTCCACAGACGATGCTCCTGAAAAAAAGAAGCAAGTCCACTAAGTCATACCAGAGCCACAAGTGGTAATTGCTAGACTAGAATTCGTGAAAACAGTGAACCATATTTCAACTATGTGATATTTTGACACTTTCAATTACCAGATGAATAAATTCTGGAGGTTGTAAAGGTTTAAATTAGCAGCCTTTCGTTAAGCAAACTAGAAAGTTTACtagtttagaaaaaaataagtcATAAAAGTTGTTCAAACCCACTTAGGAATCACATTTCTTTTCTCTCATGCCTGGATCCAACTGAATGGTCCTTTTCTCGCTTTGTCCTCCATATCTGTTACCGGTCCACCATCAAGGTCCCAGTCTATAGGAGACCATGGAAGAAAAAAACAGGACAGCAAACATGTTACGTACATTTAAAATTTACCCAATGcactttacatttttatttctctctttattttcttgGATGTTTATTCCAACCATATATACTTGCTCTAgaatttgcttctttttttattccttgTGTGTTAATTTCTCCCAAAATGTACTTTCTAGCCAATCTTCTGACTATTTCTTGATTATGCTCTTCAATAACTTAAAGATTGGTGGTCACATGGGGTTGTCGATTTGTTCATGAAGACCATCAGTCTGCATTTCATtgtttggaaaaaaagaaaatcatgatGGCGACCTCCATGTTATTATTAGATTAGGAATTACTGTGTCACTTAGAAGTTCCTAGTAATTTCTTATTCAATGCAAGACGATAAGACATTTgagcaacaaagaaaaaaaaaaaaaatgagatagaACTTAACCACTTACACCATTGAGCAACCAGACCTCCGGTGCCTTTTCTTTCGTGCCATTTCCTTCCTTCGTGGAGGTTGAAGAACAACCTTAATAGCAGTATCAAAAACAGCTTTGACATTCTAATTGATCAAGCAGAGTTGATTGTCAGCAACTTAAGCATTTTCAAACTAGTAGGTTTGAAAGATTAGATGTGAAACAAGTTTAAGATTTTATACCTGCTGAGTCTTAGAGCTGCACTCTATATAAGCCGCAGCACCAATTTGCTTTCTCAGTTCCTCTCCCTGTTTCATAAGCAAAATGAGCTCCCCTTTCATGAATATAATCCACAAATACTTTtcgaaaaaataaagaaaacatacTTGTGCTGATGTTATGACATTAGATCCCATATGATCAGCTAAATAACCTCTGTCGTCGCGAAGGTCTGAAATAGATGAAGCATCCATGTCATAATAATATCCAAAACATTGCCTCTGTTAtccattttgaaaaagaatgcATGCCAATTAGCCTACCTAGCTTTGTTCCAACAAGAACAATTGGAACGTTGGGTGCAAATCGTCGAAGTTCTGGCATCCactgagaaaaataaattcGAAAGAAATGAATTCCAGCACTCATAAGCTAAAACTAATCAATCAAGAAACAAAAGCTCTCTACAAAAGGGCAAAGCAACAACCACTAACGCTTTAATCTTAAATAAAAAGGGCACTACTTTTCCCAAAACTTAATTgaaataacagaaaaaaaatagtaaaaaaaggtaaacagcaataaaaaaaatgaagagaaagaaaaagacattaggggaaaaaaaaaaaaaaaaaaaacaaagtaccTTCTTAAGAACATTTTCATAGCTTGCCCTGCTAGTTAAAGAGAAAGCTAGCACAAATATGTCTGCACCTCTGTAACTCAGCGGCCTCAACCTGCTGTAGTCTTCTTGACCTTTTAAACCatggaaaaaatgaaaacttatcAGAAAATCAAGGACCAACTAAAACCCTAAACCATAATAGATGTACTGAGCATACAGGAAGAACTATTTCACCTGCAGTGTCCCATAGTCCCAAGTTGACAATGCTTCCGTCCACAGCCACATTAGCACTAAAATTGTCAAACACAGTAGGTATGTAATCCTGCCACagagaaaaacataaatattgagAGACAGAGAAACAATCATGAAGTCTTAACACacccaccatttttttttttaacccattTTTTGAAATCTTTTCCTGCTTGTTTTATGCAGTAAGTTTTCAAAGTCTAAAACAGGTACAAgaaaaacttagaaaataaaaaaaggatctGGAAGATTAAATGAAACCATTTATACaagcattttaaaaaatgtaaaggaaaaaaaagaagggggacAATTATCGGATGGGGTCCTGAAAGACTCACAGTGGGGAACTTGTTGCTGGTGTAACAAATGAGCATACAGGTCTTCCCTACAGCTCCATCCCCAACTGTGACACATTTAATGAACTTTGAAGCGCTCATCCTCTTAACCCCACCCCACAACTAGAGCTGATACTTTCCCTTTTAACTGCAGCACcaccaatacatatatatatatatacttgagtCCTTAAACTTGAGCTAAAGAAAACAAGAAGCTTCAAGAAAAAGATTGGAACCTGGAAaacaaatgaagaagaagaagtagagagagaaaattgtCCGTTTTTGATGAAATGTGAGCTGAATATAGAAGAAGCAAAGCCTCTCTTTTAGTTATAAGAGAttaaaaatgagagagagagagagagagagagagagagatgcacTGGTGTTGTTTTTAGTCAAAGGGTCTAGCTCCACTTTTTCATCCccctaaataaaattcaaatccaacagaattttttttttttttttttgaaatgcaGAATGTGGGCCCCTCTCTTAAACGGTACCCTCCATTGCTGGCTTCCAAATTGTCGTCACTTAAACATGCCTACATGCctacacacacatacagataccgtctattatttaatttattgcagaGGTTGGCAGGGTTAGATTTGTTTATTTActatttacttctttttttatgttttttctgtttttggtcTGAAGTTGGTAGGATTGATTTCATAGACCGCCTAAATTCTCAAACCTCAATTAATGCCATGCTCGACAACAGACTTTTTCAAAACCTGCATTTACAGCTCCAACTTCTTTTGTATTTTCATCTGGGATTCTTCATCTTaaattgaacccaaaaaaaaaaaaattgtttcttttttaactaACACCTTTCCAACATGACCAGGTATGTAAAAGAACTCGGTCATATTCATTTTAC is a window from the Ziziphus jujuba cultivar Dongzao chromosome 11, ASM3175591v1 genome containing:
- the LOC107431777 gene encoding rac-like GTP-binding protein ARAC7; translated protein: MSASKFIKCVTVGDGAVGKTCMLICYTSNKFPTDYIPTVFDNFSANVAVDGSIVNLGLWDTAGQEDYSRLRPLSYRGADIFVLAFSLTSRASYENVLKKWMPELRRFAPNVPIVLVGTKLDLRDDRGYLADHMGSNVITSAQGEELRKQIGAAAYIECSSKTQQNVKAVFDTAIKVVLQPPRRKEMARKKRHRRSGCSMVSIVCGGCAA